Proteins from a genomic interval of Rosa chinensis cultivar Old Blush chromosome 2, RchiOBHm-V2, whole genome shotgun sequence:
- the LOC112188196 gene encoding transcription factor bHLH93: MELTQHGFLEELLAPIRRESWNTYSSGFNEFFPMNNGWSFDSNFEANPVLVSSSNPEFGVFSTQTEPTFECPLLTEQQASSFPFVDGGGVLTVPADIESSYTNNNDSNTPPFPPQDQDYPSMVEDEEFGNFLGSENQSSCLELEESKNSTCKVETEQQGTTITTDHGDMPVAFNMGLCGGKRSCSSKPKKLEGQPSKNLMAERRRRKRLNDRLSMLRSIVPKISKMDRTSILGDTIDYMKELLERISKLQEEKTEEGTNQFSLIGINKDLNPSEVLVRNSPKFDVERRDMDTRIDICCAAKPGLLLSTVSTIEALGLEIQQCVISCFNDFSLQASCSEGAEQRTMINSEEIKQALFRNAGYGGRCL; the protein is encoded by the exons ATGGAGCTTACTCAACATGGGTTCTTGGAGGAGCTACTAGCTCCAATTAGAAGAGAGAGTTGGAACACATACTCTTCTGGGTTTAATGAGTTCTTTCCTATGAATAATGGGTGGAGCTTTGATTCCAATTTTGAAGCGAACCCAGTTCTAGTTTCCTCATCAAACCCAGAATTTGGTGTGTTCTCCACCCAAACTGAGCCAACCTTTGAATGTCCATTACTCACTGAGCAGCAAGCCTCATCCTTCCCTTTTGTTGATGGAGGTGGGGTGCTCACAGTCCCAGCTGATATTGAATCCTCATACACCAACAACAATGACAGCAATACCCCTCCATTCCCACCCCAAGATCAAGACTACCCTTCAATGGTGGAGGATGAGGAGTTTGGAAATTTCCTTGGGAGTGAAAACCAGAGCAGCTGTTTGGAGTTGGAAGAGAGCAAGAACAGTACTTGCAAAGTTGAGACAGAGCAACAAGGCACTACTATCACTACAGATCATGGTGACATGCCTGTGGCTTTCAATATGGGATTGTGTGGTGGAAAGAGAAGCTGCAGCAGCAAGCCTAAGAAGTTAGAAGGGCAGCCTTCAAAGAACCTAATggcagagagaagaagaaggaagcgCTTGAATGACCGCCTTTCCATGCTCAGATCAATAGTCCCCAAGATTAGCAAG ATGGACAGAACATCTATACTTGGAGACACAATAGACTACATGAAAGAGCTTTTGGAAAGAATCAGCAAGTTGCAAGAAGAGAAAACTGAAGAGGGTACAAATCAGTTCAGCTTAATAGGCATCAACAAGGACCTAAACCCAAGTGAGGTCTTGGTGAGAAATTCCCCCAAg TTTGATGTGGAGAGGAGAGACATGGACACCAGAATAGACATCTGCTGTGCAGCCAAGCCAGGATTGCTGCTTTCAACAGTGAGCACTATAGAAGCACTTGGCCTTGAGATTCAGCAGTGTGTTATAAGCTGCTTCAATGATTTTTCATTGCAAGCCTCTTGTTCAGAG GGAGCAGAGCAGAGAACAATGATTAATTCTGAGGAAATAAAGCAAGCGTTGTTCAGAAATGCAGGGTATGGAGGGAGGTGCTTGTAG
- the LOC112185822 gene encoding uncharacterized protein LOC112185822 — protein MRNAHQVFVKMPERDSVASTPQQSSILRRSPRFLHPKTTPEPQKLATPRRKPQRKTAAESENQKTPKSKFRRNGAKALDCRLLEKSNSPEPEQTATSLRKSQRLVELKERSGQLENPKTPKFKSRSDNVVRSLNLSIGSKKLSKANAGSRESKVLNQEVVVDEAEDSSPERVSKNLGESHYGSRNCEKSSSGSRKAPRLNNVSDGFQTPRRSSRLGGKQNVVDKQTDKATSGRSKSKSKISLDKEKVSGVRKDGACVNSGEIVLEKSKRVSKKSSVGGVETVSVEGGEGKAQELDCGDKKVAVRRKRKRGGEDVKVAKGWTKEQELALQRAYLLAKPTPGFWKQVSKLVPGKSAQDCFDRIHSDHITPPQPRPRSRAKITTNSSPLGGFSLSASRLLNPVESKAKRHGCSKQRSHLAQKAVRALLHKHYQVHQEFEADLFSVLEPSVGPSTETSQPSVVPSTPTNSQVKQGFLHKSSQISSAGHKKPLSRFSNSSETSLVSPPVLKQVKNKVLHEKYIDQLHIREAKRKALAKNTKKSTGGIDETQKSHIQEVDLRTAKIALVSDARDAINKLKHLQENSSESDDDGIARDDEEDEDETL, from the exons ATGAGGAATGCCCACCAGGTGTTTGTGAAAATGCCTGAGAGAGACTCAGTGGCCTCCACACCCCAACAATCCTCAATTCTGCGAAGATCTCCCAGATTTCTTCACCCCAAGACCACTCCAGAACCACAGAAACTCGCCACACCTCGCCGGAAGCCTCAGAGAAAGACCGCTGCAGAATCCGAAAACCAGAAAACCCCCAAATCCAAATTCAGAAGGAACGGGGCAAAAGCTTTGGATTGTAGACTTCTTGAGAAGAGTAACAGTCCAGAACCGGAGCAAACGGCCACGAGTCTCCGAAAGTCGCAGCGGCTTGTGGAATTGAAAGAGAGATCTGGGCAGTtggaaaaccctaaaacccccaaatttaAATCTAGAAGCGACAATGTGGTACGCTCTTTGAATCTTTCGATTGGCTCGAAGAAATTGAGTAAAGCCAATGCTGGGTCGAGAGAATCTAAGGTTTTGAATCAGGAGGTGGTCGTGGATGAAGCTGAGGATTCCTCCCCAGAGAGAGTCTCAAAGAACTTGGGGGAATCTCATTATGGGTCTCGTAATTGCGAGAAATCGAGTTCTGGGTCAAGAAAAGCTCCAAGATTGAACAATGTCAGTGATGGGTTTCAGACTCCTAGACGATCTTCGAGGTTGGGTGGTAAGCAGAATGTGGTTGACAAACAAACTGATAAGGCAACTAGTGGTAGATCTAAGAGTAAGTCcaaaatttctttggataaagaGAAGGTCTCAGGTGTTCGGAAAGATGGAGCTTGTGTGAATTCAGGCGAAATTGTTTTGGAAAAGAGCAAAAGGGTGAGTAAGAAAAGTTCAGTCGGTGGTGTTGAAACAGTTAGTGTGGAAGGTGGAGAGGGCAAAGCTCAAGAGTTAGATTGTGGAGATAAAAAAGTTGCGGttaggaggaagagaaagagaggtgGAGAAGATGTCAAGGTCGCCAAAGGTTGGACAAAGGAACAAGAATTGGCCTTGCAGAGAGCTTATTTGCTAGCAAAGCCGACGCCTGGTTTCTGGAAGCAGGTTTCTAAACTG GTTCCCGGAAAGTCTGCACAGGATTGCTTTGATAGGATACATTCTGACCATATAACCCCACCCCAACCTCGTCCTCGGTCGAGGGCAAAGATTACTACAAATTCATCCCCCCTTGGAGGATTTTCACTCTCTGCAAGTAGACTGCTTAATCCTGTTGAGTCAAAGGCTAAAAGACATGGCTGCAGTAAACAGAGAAGCCATCTTGCGCAGAAAGCTGTCAGAGCATTATTACACAAGCATTATCAAGTGCACCAAGAGTTTGAGGCAGATCTATTTTCAGTACTTGAGCCAAGTGTAGGTCCATCTACTGAGACTTCTCAGCCTAGTGTTGTACCTTCTACTCCAACAAATTCACAGGTAAAGCAGGGATTCCTTCACAAGAGCAGTCAAATATCATCTGCGGGTCATAAGAAGCCCCTCTCAAGGTTTAGTAACTCATCTGAGACATCTCTTGTTAGTCCTCCGGTATTAAAGCAGGTCAAGAACAAGGTCTTGCATGAGAAATATATTGACCAATTGCATATCAGGGAAGCTAAGAGAAAAGCATTAGCTAAAAACACTAAAAAATCCACTGGTGGAATCGATGAAACACAAAAGAGTCATATTCAGGAGGTGGATCTGAGAACTGCAAAAATTGCCCTGGTTTCTGATGCAAGAGATGCTATAAATAAGCTCAAACATCTGCAGGAAAACTCCTCGGAGTCGGATGATGATGGAATTGCAAGggatgatgaggaagatgaagatgagacTTTGTAG